From the Motacilla alba alba isolate MOTALB_02 chromosome 1, Motacilla_alba_V1.0_pri, whole genome shotgun sequence genome, the window CTCAGCTACGGCCTTGTGAAGGGTAGAGGTAGTGTTACTCTGTGTTTAATTAACATCCTGCCAAGCTGTGTGTTCAGAAGTACCTCAGGTCTCTTGTAATTGTATATTACTCCAACAGGCAAAGGTcacagcaggctgccagccctgcgtGGATCCTGTGTCTGAAGTCATCTAGCCCccaagggagggagggaggaggaaagtaTGGCACAGAAGTGAAATTACACTCTAGGGAGGGGGGAGACCTTGGTGAATTATTTTCTAGGAgccacagcagagagctggggatggaATGCCCTCACTCTGGGGTCACACCCCAAATACACTGTATAATGTTGTCCCACATGCAGAGATTCAGGTAGGAAATTTGTAGACAAAAGCAATGTTAAGATTTTGATTTGCAGAGGTGCCTCTTCATGCTATCCTCTAGCTAGTTGTCCACTGAACCCACTCTTAGTGTCTGCTGTAGGACTTTAGGAAAGTCAAGGTTCTTGAATTTCTTCCAAGTCCAGTGGACATGTTTTGCATGGGAAAAGAGGATGAATTAAGCTGAGGATCCTCTGTACGTAATGAAATTGCTTATTTAACTGGGGATCATCCTCTCAAACCTCCTCTCTTTGTGTGTTTGCAGCCTCTAGACAGCTTAGTTCCCCATCATGTGGGTCCCTCTCTCCTGTCTTCCCAAactccctgctttttttttgtcttctcacTGTGAAAGGGAGAAGAGTCTTCCAGGTGAAGGGAGGAAGTTGTtgcccttttttcttctttttgtctctctgtccctctgagCTCTCTATCATCATGGCCTCTGCTGACATCCCACAAAACTCCCCTCTTCTTGCAGGACCAAATTTAAGTTATCCCAAAGCTATGTTGCTTTAAGCACAAAGGAGTATTTCTACACAGAGCATGAAACtgtggagaaaaaggagaactTGTCTGGAGGGACCTTTGGACTGGCTGCTCTTCAGTGAGTTGCCCCATCCTGAGGGGATGGAGCACATGGCTGTGGTACAATGACCATCCACAGAGTGGCCAACCCGGTCAGGGTCAGGACTCGTCACCctggcagagagctgcagccagcagtcAGAGGGGTAAAAggtcctgggagctgggctgcaaaGATGGGGCTGCCTAGCAGACATCTGCAGGGACAAATGTAATTCCTGTCACCCAGCACTGGGCCATCCACTTAGGAGAATGGGTAGGAGGCAGCCTCCACTTCTGGCCTCCAGCACATTCATCCGATGTCACTTAAGGCAAAGGTGCACAACTTGGAACAGTTTTCAGATCTGAAAGACGAAGTTGCCACAAATACCTCTACATTCTTTAGCAGCATTTGACTATAGCACCACACAGGATTGCTACCTTACCTCTTATGTGGGGCTGGTGGATCTTCCTTACTCAAAAAGTATCCTCTAGGCACAGTAGCCAGCCatccactgcagcaggagctgacacGCAAGTGGGGTTTGccttctgcaggctgagtgCTCATGCCTGTGACCTTGAGGATTCTCAAAATGCCCactcaaaaataattaatacttATCAACTGAATGAACCCACTGGCTTCTCACACCCAGGCTAAGTAATTGCATTTCTCAAATTGGTGGCCATCTGCTTCCTTTCTATGGGCATCATGGGCAAGAGTGTGAAATCAGCTTTGTGTGTCTAGCTCAGGAGGGATCTATTTCACTGCTGAGCGGGAAACCAGCTCCAGGGAGCTTCTCCTAACCATCCATTTAAATAAGGAATACTTGAAGACCTTGGTGTATACGGTGGCAAGTAACACTTCTCTTCAGTTACTAGTCCACATTCTTCAAGCTAAATTTGAGCTTAGGTGACAGCTGAAGAGTCAGTGGGCATTACCACTAGTAACGCTAAGCCTTCAAATTATCCAAAAGGCAATGTTTTCTCCTTGATCAACCTTGAAATCGATTAGAAACCTCCAGAGGTTTTACGTTACATATAGGCTGATCTACTTTGTTGGCTGCAGCTCAAAACCACAATCCTATCTTCTTTCCAGGCCCTGGGGccctcttctctctctgctcccttcctAGCATTTGCTTGACATCTGGATGAGCTAAATGTGCAGCAGACTACCTGATTTTGCTACTTTGGTGCATCTGTCCATGAGCAGCTGACTTTCCTGGGTGGTGCTGTCAAAGGAGTCAGGGGAAAAtgaagctggagctggagaggatGTACCATCCCTTTCGGTGACAGTGCACTCACCTGAATTTCTATATCCACAAGGTCTGTGCCTGTGTTTAGGACAGGTGCCTAGTCTGCTGTCATGTACAATGGTGAGGTAGTCCGTACAGTTATGGAAGACTAGAGAGAAATAGCAAAAAGAGAATGCAGGTGCCTACAGTGAGATGTCAGCCCCCCTAGACCCCCCCGACCAGCTCTCCTTCTGCCACAGGAGTGCAGATGCCTGTCATTCATGTAGACCCTACACATTGGCCACAGAAGTCACATCTGTCTGAATCTTCAGCTAAACCCCACCTGGTGTCTCTCTGCCTTCAGGGTCTGGGCCAAGGCAGAATTTTCTGACACACTTTCATCACATATCTTGCATGTGTTGAGGACACATGATTAAGCCCCCACCCACCCCAGAGGTCACAGCCATGCCCACTTACAAGCGTGGTGCTGCCACCCTGTTTTAGGAGGAGTCCTGCTCCTACAGCATGTGCTGCATGAGCCAGAACCAGGCACCTCAGTGGTATTTGACTCCATCACAAACCTCAATACATAAAGCATCCTTGAAGGCATTCAAATGGCACAGGGCAGAAGAGCAGGTCAGTGGGAATTTGACTAATTTTTTGGCTGAAGCACCAGAGAAGTCTTCCCTGGGATCTTGTCTCCTTGGTGCACATGGTGGGTAGACCTTGGTCAGCAGCCAGACCCCCTCCCCATTTCTCCTCAGCAGAACAGGGGTGGAAAATCAGATGAAAAAAGCTCATGGGTCGAGATAGATACAGAGAGATCATTCACCAGTTACTGTCATGGGTGAAACAGACTTGACTTTgggaaaatgaatttaaattattgAGAGTTAAAACGGATTTGGAGGCCTGCCTAAGGCCTCCAGGGTGTCAGATGCAAGCCCATGGTCCCAGAATATAAATGAGGCACTCAGGAGACATATTGCAGCTATGCCTTAATGGCTGTGAAGGTACACCTGGAAAAGAGCCTGTGGGAATTACCCACTTCTATGTTTCATGTCCTAAAAGTGCCTGTTTCTCTCCAATGACTGTGGAGGGTGTCGAGAGTGCTTGTCTCCATTGTAGGTGACTACCAGAgatttcagcaggagcaggctcaAGCTCAAGCAGGCTCAAGATCAGGAGCAGGCTCAAGCTCAGTGTGAGTGCTTTTGTGATGTCCTGCTGCTGTAGCCATGGAAATAATGCTGGCTCAGTGAAGGAGTGCTGTCTCCAGTCGTGTTTCTTGTCACCCCTTCCTCACCTCTGCCCTCTGAGCCAGGGAAAGGCAGACAGGAGAAGGTAGCTCTTTGTGAGCAAGAGGTTCTGTGGTCATACAATCTCACCATGCAACACAGGGCTGATGTCACACCATGCTTGgcaaataaatggaatttaacTGATAGGGCTGCTGCATTAATTTCTGAAGTATGTTAGCAAAAATCTCAGGATAATcaaaaactaaaagaaaaaaactgggaCATACACAGAGAAATAGCATAAATGGAGCAAATGTTTGATCCCAGGGACTTAGCCCAAGAGCTAAGCCTTGGGCTCCTCTCTGCACTCAGTTGCGCTTTGGGTGGTGTGTGCTCTTATCTGATGGAGCTTGCAGCTTGGAGACTTCCCTCATCTAATTTTAGGCATGTAAAAGTTACAGGAGTCTAGACTGCTGCCCCTTGCTCTTACAAGAAAAGGGGAGATCAGGAGATTCAGTGATGCACCTGAACAGTCCCTGTTGCCTGGCCAGGCCAAGATGAGAAGCTCTCAGAAGTCCGTATCTTTCTACTAACCAGAAAACCCCTGTGAAATGATGGGCTCATATTTAAATACCAAGTGTTGTTTAATACTAAAATCCCACATTTTACAGCATGTGGGATGCCAGAACAGACAGATCCCAAACCCCAATGAGACTGTAGCTGCTCGCTGTTGAAAGCTGTTATGGGAACGGGAACAAGTGACTTTAGTTTCCTACCATTTCGTGGTTGCCTTGCACTGGCTTGGCCCAAACTCCTGATCAGGCAGTGAGGAGCATCAATCCACTTACAGAAGGGCACAAGCTCTATTGCAGGACACAGCACAAACTTGATGCCAAAACCCAGTGCGATGACCCATTCTTCATCTGTGACTACATCCTGTTGGCCCTGCCAGGGGAGTCTAAGAACCTGCTGTGAAGGTGTTGGGGTATGTAACCCAGGCTTTTGAACTAGATGAGGAAGAACCAGCTTATCAGACAGCCCTGCTTTTTTTGACAGAGAGCCTTTCCCTCCCTGAGTTCAGTTATGACTAATTACTTCCCATGCAGGCATTGCTGCTCTGCATCACTGGTGATTAGCCAGAAGGGAGGCTACCAGCTTTCTTTCCCAGCACCCGTCCTTCAGCCACAACTTCAGCTCTAAATTTAACCAAGATGACCCTCTAAGTTCATTAGATGCATCATGATTTTTGCTAGCAGACTTTAGAGGAATCGCCAGAAATGCTCACCTCTTTTCCTGACTATAGGAGATGTATCACAAATGTAACTTCCCGAGTCTTGCATCAGCCTGATTTAAATTCCCTTCAAGTAAAATCTCTGAAATTCTTGGCCCACCACAAATCTTTACACTGTGGCATTTATGAAGCCCCAGTTAAAACTCAGACCCCGTTTGCATAAAAACTTGATTGGGTTCTGCCACTGTTGCTACATGGGCTAGAGAAAGCTGGAAgttgggggaggaaggggattTTTGTTGGTTAAGGGACATACTGGTGAGATAATGTTTTCAGCTTACATTTTGAGACACAAAGCCAAAAAGAACCTTGTTTATATCTAAGAAAGTTTAATATTTCCTTGGTGAGCCATATTTTATAGATATGTACCATACCAATTAGATAAATAGTTTAAGAACTCATGATAAAACCCCAAAGCTTTGCCTTGTACAGATTTTTGGATTATTGATTTGtacaaaatatgaaattatataGTCCACATAAGGAGCAGTTCTCCCTTTTGGAAAACTTTAATCAAATATTAAAACCGCAGTACAAGTGTTACTTCTGGTGTAAGCATTTTTTTGAACACAGGAAGAAACCTTCAtgcttcattttgtttcattaaatgCTATTCTATACCTGATTTCAGCAGAAGGATTTGAGATCTGCTTTTAGCTTGAAACCCCCATAGGAAGGAATTTCAAAGCtctgtatgattttttttttccaggacagTCATTTCAGTGAGAAGAGGAATATGTACCATAGAAAATGTCAATATAATCAACATTTTTGATCCTGTTATAAGAACCTTTCCCTTGATGTAGAAATATATGTACACAAACACAAGTTATTGTCCTTTAGTAAGGCTGCTTTAACAAGGGGTAAACATTTGAGCACACACCACAGAGCCTGACCCAATGTCtcagagcagaaagcaaagtGCTCAGGTGGCTGCTGATGCAAAGCCACTGGCACAGCACGAACGTTTCCACTGATGAACAGGGCCTCACATGCTTCACTAAAACTACCCCACTTTCCCCCTGTGAAGGATCCAGCTGGAAGAGCTCAGACCAGGCAGTGACAAGCAAAGGCTGGCTCAAGTCTCCCTCTCACCCAGCACTGAAAGCTTCAGAGCTAAACCTGCAGAGGTATTGCCAGAGACCAAGGATGGGCAAGACTAAAAccagctccttcccactgcatttcccagcacaAAATAGTTTTGTTGACCTGTGAAGACCTCTATGCTCTGAAGCATGAAATCCATGAACAAAAGCCTCTGAACATCACAAAAACTTTATTAGTGTTTATCAGTGATACAGATTACAGGAACCAAAGGCAATTAAATAACACTTAAGTTGACCACAGACTCAAGAAATACAAGTCACATTTGGCAAGGCAAACTTCTCAGTACACTGGATTGCTTAGGTTATTATTACACCGTGAAAGAGGAATTTCCCTTACAAGACTCTACATATTCaggatattattattattaattgttATTACTGTGTCTTTCAGACAGCTCCTTTGGcaagaattcccatttttaagtatttattatataaaaatataacaaattTTCATTATGTACAAACATTACATTACACAATGTACAGGTTAAAAACACTACAAAAAATGGCAGGCCATGGgtaaaccaaaagaaaaagaaaaaaccccaatgtagaaaacatgaaaagaaatttaaatactgcacatttcataaaaattacattaactacaaacaatttcttttgtttgcaaatATCAAACAGTACTGATCTGATTGGAAATCTTTCCCAAACGACTTCATTTTTAAGGCACATCTTGCATATTTACACATACGACACTGGATCTGGTCAATAACTTAAAGGCTCTTGGGAGTGACCTAGTTGTGTGCGCAGGGAGGGGTGCACTCGAGGGGGAGCACTCTGGGCTACGCCTTCTCAGTTGTCTCAGTCTGGGGGCCCAGGTATCTAGTCGAGGGGGCTGGGAACAGGGGCACCCCGATCTCCTGCAGGTCGGGGAGCCGTGCAGGGCGCGGCGGGGAGAGGAGCGTGATCGTCCGGTCAAAGTCCCTGTGCAGCACCTTCTCATAGACGCTCTGAAGCCCCACTGTTTTGGGCAGCTGGGCTTGATAAAAGTTGTCCCTGCGAAGGGGATCCCTGGGCAAGGACGTGCTCTTGCAGAAGGTGGAGAGGGGTGCTGAAGGATATGGAGAGGGATGAGGGTTGGCTCGGCCACAGGAGGGGCTCCAGCAGCGGTCGGAGTGCCCCAGGATCTTGCATTCAGCTGTGCATGCCCACAGACCTAGAGAGAGACAGGGGAGGAGAAACCTGTCGTTACTGCAGGAATAAATCCACACCATTCACAATCCTTAGAGTTACCAGTCACAGGATGATTCACTGCACTGACAGTAGGAGTGGGGAGGCGATGCTTTACAGCACAACAAAAACTCATGCTCGGTTAGGTAATGTTGTTTTGTTAGGGACACTCCTTGCAAGTCTAGCTTTAAGGGAAcctttttttgggaaaaaaatccaatcctACAGCACTTCTAGCAAATGCTAATTTGTGCTGGGCTCTCAGTGCAGAGAGGAACCAACAGCTAACAGCCTGCTACAAGGAGATGGGCAGTTTGAGCCATGCAGTGTCTGGCTTCcccttccagctgccctgcctgaTCACTGTGCCCCACGGATGGGTCCCTTCATCCACCTCCCCATCCACCCATCTCGCTGTGTGAGGTCCagtggggagcaggggcagagcccttACCGTTCTGCATGTGTGTGATGAGATCTTTCTTCAGGGCATCTCCGCTGATATCTGAGTCGCTGTCGTTAAAATCACTGTCGCCTTTGCCGCTGTCTTTGCCACTGAACTTCTCTGCCTCCCGGCCGGAGATGGTGTTGAAGGAGTGTCCCTTCCAAATGGCCACGGGGGGAGCAGGCTCCTTGTTGTAGCTCGGAGCGGCAGCAAAACCCTGCTGGTGGGGAGGAAAATCAAAGGAGACATGAGGAAGTGGTGAAAGGTAAACCAACATTACCTGCACCTCCGCAGCTAATTCACATCCACCACGACACCCCCCCAACCCTTTGCCCCACTTCCCTCTGGTGGGACCTTACCTCCCCACTCTGTCCTCTCAGCCTCTTCTGACCCTCGTAGAGGCAAGTGCTGTCACTGCCGCTCTCAGTGGTGGAGAcctcttcagctgctggagagggttCGGGGCTGGTGAAAGAGGTTTTGCTGGGAAAGGTTCGTACCTCAAACATGTTCCCACccctctggctgccctcctCCTGATGGCCCTTCTCCAGGTGGGAGATGTCTATTTGGTCCTTCAGGGCAGTGTTGTTTTTGATGTTGTTCCCCTTCTTGCGCCTGTTGCAGGTGGTGGCAATAGTGATTATAGCCACCAGGAGGAGGgtgcagctgcctgccaggacaATGATCACGATCAGAGGGATGTCCCACTGCAAAGCCtttccttcccaggagctgggcttggctATGTCTTGGATACTGGACGGAGCAGTGGCAGTCACGAGGAAGTTGACTGTGGCAGTTGTGGCCAGGGGAGGTCTGCCATTGTCTGTCACAGTGAGGATGACCTTGAATAGCTGTCCCAGCTCTTCAGAGAGGTCACCCCTCAGCACGATGTCCCCAGTACTGGGGTTGATGGTGAAGAGGTCTTGCTGGGACTCTTCTAGGAAGGCAAAGGTGAGCTCAGCATTGGCCCCATCATCTGCATCTCGAGCTTTGATTTGGGCCACCAGGGAGTCAGGGGAGGTCTTGCTGGACACACCGATTTCCACGGTCCCATTGGTGAGCACTGGGTGGATGATGACAGGAGGGTTGTCGTTTTGGTCCACCATTCTCACTTTGACaacagtgctgctggagagctgcgGGGAGCCACCATCAGTGGCCTGGATCCTCAGGTCCAGCTGCTTGAGGATCTCGTAGTTGAATGTCCTGAGGGCATAGATGGCCCCAGTGGCGGGGTCCACCGAGACGTAGGTGGAGATGGGGGCCCCCATGACCTGTGTCTCCAGGAGCCGGTAGGTGACCTTACCATTGTGGCCAAGATCAGGGTCACGAGCCACCACAGTGGTGATATAGGCGCCCGGGGGGTTGTTCTCTGGCACAGCCACCTCGTAGAGGGGCTTGGCGAAGAGCGGTGCGTTGTCATTCTCATCGCTCACCCGCACTGTGTACTGGCGGACGGTCTTGAAGGGTGGCGAGCCCAGGTCCTCAGCCACCACGGTGAGGTTGTACTCAGGGATGCGCTCGCGGTCCAGCGCCGCTGTGGTGACGATCATGTAGCTGTCCTCGTAGGCTCGCTGCAGGGCGAAGTGGTCGTGGCCACGGAGGCTGCAGCGCACCTGCCCATTGGCGCCCGAGTCGCGGTCCGTGGCGCTGACAAGGGCCACAAAGCTCTCAGTGGCTGCCGCCTCGCTGACGTAGGCCACGCCGGCAGCACTGGCAGCGCCACGGAGGGCACTGATGCTGATGCGCGGAGCGTTGTCGTTGACGTCGGTGAGGCGCACGACGACGGTGCAGGTGGCAGCACGGGGGCTGGCCCCGCGGTCCTGGGCACGCACGTCCAGCTCGTAGGTGCGGGTGCGCTCGTAGTCCACGGCAGCCTCCAGTGTGAGGTGGCCCGAGCGCGGGTCGAGGCGGAAGAGCCGCCGTGCCTCAGGGGGCACCTGGCTGCTAAAGGCATAGACCACCTCACCATTGGGGCCCTCATCAGGGTCAGCAGCATCCAGATCGAGCAGCAGGGAGCCGGGCGGCGCATCCTCAGGCAACTCCACCGTGACTGAGCTCTGGGCAAAGGTGGGACTGTTGTCATTGGCGTCGAGAACGCGGACATGCACGGTGGCTGTGCCTGAGCGCGCTGGACTGCCACCATCCTTGGCCACCAGCTCCAGGGTGTAGGAGGGCTGGCGCTCGCGGTCCagttcctggagcagcaccaggtCGGCACAGCGTGCCCCATCCGCCCGTGTCTGTGCCTCCACACCGAAGTGGCTGTTGAGGGAGACCTGGAAGCTCTGGATGGAGTTGGAGCCCACATCCTCAtccacagccacctccagcGGGAGGCGAGTGCCGGGGGCAGCGCTCTCCGACACCTCCAGCGCCATCTGGGCATGGGGGAAGCGCGGTGCATTGTCATTGATGTCACGCACCTCCAGCTCCACGTGCACCAGGCGGTAGCGCTCCCGCCAGCAGCTCACCACGTCGAAGGCCAGGACACACTGTGGGGCTTGGCCGCACAGCCGCTCCCGGTCCAGCCCCGCTTCACCGATGCTCAGCTGCCCGTCCTCCTCCCGCACCCGCACCAGCGAACTGTTGCTGAACTGCCGCATCAGGCGAAAGCTCATCTCCCCCGGCGCCTTCACCGGCATCTCGTCGGCCAGAGTACCGATCACCGTGCCCGGCGCGCCCTCCTCGTCGGTGCGATACCTCACCGTCTTGCAGCGGGACAGggccagcaggcaggcggcgGCCAGCAGCCGCAGGGGGCTCATGGCAGCGGCGCGGGGCTCAGCCCGACGGCGCGGTGCGGTGCGGACGGGATGGGCTCGGCTCGGGCGGGACACACCGGGATGGCTCCGCCGCCGTCtgcgccccccgcgccgccgcgccgcctTTCATAGACGGCGCTATGCAAATGAGCGGGCGGCGGAGCCAATGGGAGGCGGCGcagcgcgggcggcgggcggcccccggcgctgcccgggccgggccgggagcggggtCGCGGGGCGCTCGCCTTTGTGCTCCTTaactctgcctgctctgggggttcgcttttcttccccccccccttttttttccttcccccgCACCGTCgctatttcttttcccccatttatttatttatttatttattttcctccctcctttcctcccgCTCCCGTCTCTTCCCTCTCTCCGGaggcgcggcggcggggctggcggggggAGCACGGAGTGCAGTGCAGTGCGCGGTGGGGTTTGCTGATCCTACCAACAAGTCGGGACAGGTGCCGTGTCGTGGCATGCCGCGGCATGCCGTGCCGTGGCATGTCACGCCGTGTCGCGGCATGTCGCGCCGTGTCGCGGCGTGCCGCGCGGGCGGGGGCGCGCATTAGCGGGGtgcggggcagcggcgggggcGGCATTCAGCTGCGCCCGGAGTGGTGTGTCACTCGCGTGAGAGCCTGTGATCAGCGCCGTAAGTCGCCTTTCAGGAGGTGTCCCCGCATGCTTTAGTATGCATGTCACCGCCCGGGTTTCTTAAGCCTGGGGCACTAGCAGGcgaggaggaaaaaaagaaaaaaaaaaagttccaaatAGGATTTAGCATAAGCTTGAGGAGATTTGGAAAGGTTTCAAAGATCAGGCAGTATCAAAGGCTTATGAAGCCCTCGTTAGCTGTAGAAATATAATAGCATGGCAGGCTATCCCATTCGAGGAACCAATGTCTGTATTATTTCACTATGACAGGCTAAAGGGAGAGAAAGTTGAACAGTTTCCACAGAGGAGTTGGACTAAGTTGAATATAATGAGCAAACGCCACATGTATCCATTATGTCCCTCTATTCATTCCCAATCACTGCCATAACTCTTTGACTAAACGATGATGAGCGCTGAATTACACACAATGCCCTGCtcatattaaaatacatttaagacCTATCCCTCCTGGTGCCCTGTTACGCCTATtcacaggattttctttttgtcctaaTAGGGCCTCTCTGGGAAGCAACACCAGTCTCGTTCCAGAAGAACAAAATAACAGCATGAGGCTGAAACCTGGCACGAACCGGGGGGAACGAAACCATCTGCCCCGCAAGGCACCGAGGCCCTGCGCGGAGCCCgctgcagcctcccagccccGCAGTGCCTCAGCAGCCATGGGGAGGGCGGGAGGGAGAGGACCTGATGGGGAGGAAGATGGGGATCCTGAGAGGCAACTGCTTCTCCGGGAAACCGCAtgcccttcctctcctctcctctcctctcctctcctctcctctcctctcctctcctctcctctcctctcctctcctctcctctcctctcctctcctctcctctcctctcctctcctctcctctccgGGAACCCAAGAGACGCATTTTAAAGCAAGAGGGTGACAAACAGAATGCGATCCGGTCGAACCCCGCGCCGGTTTCCTTTGGAAACCCGGGATAAAAGCGCTGGGCTGGGCACACGGAACGCGGTGGCATCCCGGGGGCTGCATCCCGGGCTGCGCGCTCTGTGCCGGGCTGCGTGCTCCATCCCGGGGGCTGCATCCCGGGCTGCGCGCTCTGTGCCGGGGTGCGTGCTCCATCCCGGGAACTGCATCCCGGGCTGCGTGCTCTGTGCCGGGCTGCGTGCTCCATCCCGGGGGCTGCATCCCGGGCTGCGCGGGGCGCTGCGCGGGGCGGCACGCgagcggggggcggcgggcTGCCCGCAGCGCCGGCTTATGGAAATGGGATTTAAATCGCGCCTCGGCCCCGGCTGCGGGGCGCGGGGAGGGGGCACGCTCCGCCGCCAACAAAAGCTCCCCGAACGCGCGGTTTCCATACGAACAAACCTCCGCGGGGCTCTTTTCTCCTGCCCGCGGGAGCTCCGCAggcggcagccccggcggggcggggagctTTCGGGCCGGGCCGCCCAGAGCCGGGCCGGGGTCCGCAGCGGGCAGAGGTCCGAGGTGTAGAGACTGGGGCCGGGCTGCCTGGGAACGGGGCCGCTGGTCAAGAGCGGGCAGTGGGCAGCGGGGCGGCCCCTCGTGTGTAACAGGATTATCTTTGCCATTTCAAGTTCCATACagcatgtaatttatttttaattaggatTAGATCGAGCAGGGAAGGAGACCAGACCTTTCCCCCCACCTCCCCCTCCCCGCAAAGGCATGGCTATTCCACGAGGAGCTCTTATTCTTTACAAAAAAGCCAATCAATCGATAAACCAGGACCTGTGTTCACCTCCCACGCACTTTGCGGGAGAAAAGGGTGAAAAGGGCTGTATTTTCAATGTGTGCTCAAGTATCTGAATCAGAAAGGGAGGCTTGGAAATCCTTTCCCATCTACCCAGTCCCGCTCTCACTTGCTTTCTGTCCAAACCCATTTTCAAGAGGGACACAGAGGGGTCTTGCTCCTcgtgccttttttttttttttttctttttttgtatgtgtgtgtgtgttttgttttagggTTCAAATGTGCTTTCTGCTTGCTTGGGTTATTCTTTTCCCACTGTCGTgactttgatttaaaaaaaatccagtgtatcagtctctctgccttctccccaACAGAGTCCATCACAGAAATGTTCTGTAAGACTAGTGAAGAATCCTGTTTTACAGCTCAAAATAAACATACGGATCAGCTGCATTAAAAGCACTTCTTTGAAATATTGTGGTTAAACAGCCCAGATTGGTTGATTGCTCCATGTGGGGACATATGTTCTTGCAAACTGTGCGTATTGTTACTAATGGGGATTCTCACACCACAGCCTTTCCTTTGAATCTGAGGCACTGGTGGTTTCTCTGGAGCTGTTGCAAGGTTGTTTTAATAATTTACCAGCTCTCTTGCACTTAGTGTTGTTGCGGAGACTCAGAGCGTGCAAAGAAGGAGGTGTTTTGCGGTGTCCAGAGGTCTGATCTCTGCTGCCAAGCTCCTTTCTGTACCTCTTTAGACACAGAAATCAAAGCTGCTCCGAGAGATGGGTGCTGggcaaaggaaaaagcaaggcTTCCCCACGCACACCTCTGTGAACCTGGGATCTTGGGTAATGTGTTTCTCCCAAGGAGGGGGAGCCCTCCTAGACCAGCAGCCTGTTGCCAATATCAGTCAAGTAAGTGATTTCCAGCAAATCACTCCAGgtttctctttttcagctttgaacTTACTTCTTTCTTCCCCCAGTTGAGATCTTGGGAATAAAGTCTGTGGgtgcttttccctctcccctggTAGTTATTGC encodes:
- the PCDH8 gene encoding protocadherin-8 isoform X1 encodes the protein MSPLRLLAAACLLALSRCKTVRYRTDEEGAPGTVIGTLADEMPVKAPGEMSFRLMRQFSNSSLVRVREEDGQLSIGEAGLDRERLCGQAPQCVLAFDVVSCWRERYRLVHVELEVRDINDNAPRFPHAQMALEVSESAAPGTRLPLEVAVDEDVGSNSIQSFQVSLNSHFGVEAQTRADGARCADLVLLQELDRERQPSYTLELVAKDGGSPARSGTATVHVRVLDANDNSPTFAQSSVTVELPEDAPPGSLLLDLDAADPDEGPNGEVVYAFSSQVPPEARRLFRLDPRSGHLTLEAAVDYERTRTYELDVRAQDRGASPRAATCTVVVRLTDVNDNAPRISISALRGAASAAGVAYVSEAAATESFVALVSATDRDSGANGQVRCSLRGHDHFALQRAYEDSYMIVTTAALDRERIPEYNLTVVAEDLGSPPFKTVRQYTVRVSDENDNAPLFAKPLYEVAVPENNPPGAYITTVVARDPDLGHNGKVTYRLLETQVMGAPISTYVSVDPATGAIYALRTFNYEILKQLDLRIQATDGGSPQLSSSTVVKVRMVDQNDNPPVIIHPVLTNGTVEIGVSSKTSPDSLVAQIKARDADDGANAELTFAFLEESQQDLFTINPSTGDIVLRGDLSEELGQLFKVILTVTDNGRPPLATTATVNFLVTATAPSSIQDIAKPSSWEGKALQWDIPLIVIIVLAGSCTLLLVAIITIATTCNRRKKGNNIKNNTALKDQIDISHLEKGHQEEGSQRGGNMFEVRTFPSKTSFTSPEPSPAAEEVSTTESGSDSTCLYEGQKRLRGQSGEQGFAAAPSYNKEPAPPVAIWKGHSFNTISGREAEKFSGKDSGKGDSDFNDSDSDISGDALKKDLITHMQNGLWACTAECKILGHSDRCWSPSCGRANPHPSPYPSAPLSTFCKSTSLPRDPLRRDNFYQAQLPKTVGLQSVYEKVLHRDFDRTITLLSPPRPARLPDLQEIGVPLFPAPSTRYLGPQTETTEKA
- the PCDH8 gene encoding protocadherin-8 isoform X2 translates to MSPLRLLAAACLLALSRCKTVRYRTDEEGAPGTVIGTLADEMPVKAPGEMSFRLMRQFSNSSLVRVREEDGQLSIGEAGLDRERLCGQAPQCVLAFDVVSCWRERYRLVHVELEVRDINDNAPRFPHAQMALEVSESAAPGTRLPLEVAVDEDVGSNSIQSFQVSLNSHFGVEAQTRADGARCADLVLLQELDRERQPSYTLELVAKDGGSPARSGTATVHVRVLDANDNSPTFAQSSVTVELPEDAPPGSLLLDLDAADPDEGPNGEVVYAFSSQVPPEARRLFRLDPRSGHLTLEAAVDYERTRTYELDVRAQDRGASPRAATCTVVVRLTDVNDNAPRISISALRGAASAAGVAYVSEAAATESFVALVSATDRDSGANGQVRCSLRGHDHFALQRAYEDSYMIVTTAALDRERIPEYNLTVVAEDLGSPPFKTVRQYTVRVSDENDNAPLFAKPLYEVAVPENNPPGAYITTVVARDPDLGHNGKVTYRLLETQVMGAPISTYVSVDPATGAIYALRTFNYEILKQLDLRIQATDGGSPQLSSSTVVKVRMVDQNDNPPVIIHPVLTNGTVEIGVSSKTSPDSLVAQIKARDADDGANAELTFAFLEESQQDLFTINPSTGDIVLRGDLSEELGQLFKVILTVTDNGRPPLATTATVNFLVTATAPSSIQDIAKPSSWEGKALQWDIPLIVIIVLAGSCTLLLVAIITIATTCNRRKKGNNIKNNTALKDQIDISHLEKGHQEEGSQRGGNMFEVRTFPSKTSFTSPEPSPAAEEVSTTESGSDSTCLYEGQKRLRGQSGEGFAAAPSYNKEPAPPVAIWKGHSFNTISGREAEKFSGKDSGKGDSDFNDSDSDISGDALKKDLITHMQNGLWACTAECKILGHSDRCWSPSCGRANPHPSPYPSAPLSTFCKSTSLPRDPLRRDNFYQAQLPKTVGLQSVYEKVLHRDFDRTITLLSPPRPARLPDLQEIGVPLFPAPSTRYLGPQTETTEKA